Proteins found in one Acyrthosiphon pisum isolate AL4f unplaced genomic scaffold, pea_aphid_22Mar2018_4r6ur Scaffold_198;HRSCAF=600, whole genome shotgun sequence genomic segment:
- the LOC100574577 gene encoding balbiani ring protein 3-like gives MDCLRYARDNGCPWDEDTCSFAASNGHIDCLRYARDNGCPWDEWTCASAAKNGHMDCLRYARDNGCPWGEKTCASAAKNGHMDCLRYARDNGCPWDENTCSFAASNGHMDCLRYARDNGCPWDEMTCAKAAKNGHMDCLRYARDNGFPWNEWTCSSAASNGHIDCLRYARDNGCPWDEDTCSLAASNGHIDCLRYARDNGCPWDEDTCSLAASNGHVDCLRYARDNGCPWDKWTCSSAAKNGNMDCLQYARDNGCPWDEDTCSFAASNGHIDCLRYARDNGCPWDEETCAKAAKNGPHGLSTVCTGQRLPVGRKYVCQCREERQHGLFTVCTGQRLPVGAKRRVPVPRRTATWTVYGMHGTTAARGTRIRVPLPHRTVTWTVYDMHGTTAARGTK, from the coding sequence ATGGACTGTTTACGGTATGCACGGGACAACGGCTGCCCGTGGGACGAGGATACGTGTTCCTTTGCCGCATCGAACGGTCACATAGACTGTTTACGGTATGCACGTGACAACGGCTGCCCGTGGGACGAGTGGACGTGTGCCAGTGCCGCGAAGAACGGCCACATGGACTGTCTACGGTATGCACGGGACAACGGCTGCCCGTGGGGCGAAAAGACGTGTGCCAGTGCCGCGAAGAACGGCCACATGGACTGTCTACGGTATGCACGGGACAACGGCTGCCCGTGGGACGAGAATACGTGTTCCTTTGCCGCATCGAACGGTCACATGGACTGTCTACGATATGCACGGGACAACGGCTGCCCGTGGGACGAAATGACGTGTGCCAAGGCCGCGAAAAACGGCCACATGGACTGTCTACGGTATGCACGTGACAACGGCTTCCCGTGGAACGAGTGGACGTGTTCCAGTGCCGCATCGAACGGTCACATAGATTGTTTACGGTATGCACGTGACAACGGCTGCCCGTGGGACGAGGATACGTGTTCCCTTGCCGCATCGAACGGTCACATAGATTGTTTACGGTATGCACGTGACAACGGCTGCCCGTGGGACGAGGATACGTGTTCCCTTGCCGCATCGAACGGTCACGTAGACTGTTTACGGTATGCACGTGACAACGGCTGCCCGTGGGACAAGTGGACGTGTTCCAGTGCCGCGAAGAACGGCAACATGGACTGTCTACAGTATGCACGGGACAACGGCTGCCCGTGGGACGAGGATACGTGTTCCTTTGCCGCATCGAACGGTCACATAGACTGTTTACGGTATGCACGGGACAACGGCTGCCCGTGGGACGAAGAGACGTGTGCCAAGGCCGCGAAGAACGGCCCACATGGACTGTCTACGGTATGCACGGGACAACGGCTGCCCGTGGGACGAAAATACGTGTGCCAGTGCCGCGAAGAACGGCAACATGGACTGTTTACGGTATGCACGGGACAACGGCTGCCCGTGGGGGCGAAAAGACGTGTGCCAGTGCCGCGAAGAACGGCCACATGGACTGTCTACGGTATGCACGGGACAACGGCTGCCCGTGGGACGAGAATACGTGTTCCTTTGCCGCATCGAACGGTCACATGGACTGTCTACGATATGCACGGGACAACGGCTGCCCGTGGGACGAAATGA